One Brassica napus cultivar Da-Ae chromosome C4, Da-Ae, whole genome shotgun sequence genomic region harbors:
- the LOC125586105 gene encoding uncharacterized protein LOC125586105, which yields MAAGNEQKVKKKHHQPCILEQSKTVFSSSQSCAGEFSETTSFKLHLGNNKSRKPIYSFEILDTFTLLNEDDDMDLMLEEEEIMYHMLEDVYGVTNLPPLPRQILRTNRGGGWRRVQRLMFESDKQCFDIFRMNQVRVLDERYQRSVDTVDRKLDEVLSVLLKLAADIIKPSRGEFTTPSPVLVNNDRYMPFFEDCIGALNGTHLPVRPPSDNPKPYRGRKGEPTINVLAICNLKMGFIYSYVGVPGRAHDTKVLTHCATHDSSLIHQMFSRGGPPTNSRELFNRRHASLRSVIERTFGVWKAKWRVLDRKHPKYEVKKWVKIVTTTMELHSFIRDSSYEDRDFTYWETVNEYEHHGDQAVE from the exons CAGTCTTGCGCCGGTGAGTTCTCGGAAACAACAAGTTTCAAGCTTCATCTCGGAAACAACAAGTCTCGGAAACCTATCTATTCCTTTGAG ATATTAGATACATTCACATTGCTAAATGAGGATGATGATATGGATTTGATGTTAGAAGAGGAAGAGATCATGTATCATATGCTAGAAGATGTTTATGGAGTTACAaatcttcctcctcttcctcggCAAATACTCAGAACAAACAGAGGTGGAGGTTGGCGCCGTGTTCAGCGCCTCATGTTTGAGAGTGACAAGCAATGTTTTGACATCTTTAGGATGAATCAAG TTCGAGTTTTGGATGAGAGATATCAACGTTCAGTGGATACGGTGGACAGAAAACTAGATGAAGTTCTCTCTGTTCTATTAAAGCTTGCTGCAGACATCATTAAGCCATCAAGAGGAGAGTTTACTACTCCAAGTCCTGTTCTAGTAAACAATGATAG GTACATGCCGTTTTTTGAAGACTGCATTGGTGCTTTGAACGGAACACACTTACCTGTTCGTCCTCCGTCTGATAATCCGAAACCGTACAGAGGCAGGAAAGGAGAACCGACAATCAATGTTCTTGCAATATGCAATCTGAAAATGGGATTCATCTACTCATACGTGGGAGTTCCTGGTAGAGCTCATGACACAAAAGTTCTTACACATTGTGCGACACATGATTCTTCCCTCATCCACCAGATG TTTTCTAGGGGAGGACCACCAACAAACTCTAGAGAACTGTTTAACCGGAGGCATGCTAGTTTACGTTCTGTGATTGAAAGAACATTTGGTGTTTGGAAAGCGAAGTGGAGGGTTTTAGATAGAAAACATCCGAAGTATGAGGTTAAAAAGTGGGTGAAGATTGTGACAACAACTATGGAACTTCACAGTTTTATTCGAGATTCATCGTATGAAGACCGTGATTTCACTTATTGGGAAACAGTAAATGAGTATGAACATCATGGTGACCAAGCAGTAGAATAG